Proteins from one Corynebacterium testudinoris genomic window:
- a CDS encoding hemolysin family protein: protein MSIFTTVLLIVGLLSANAFFVAAEFALISSRRDRIESLIAQGRPAARKVLYATEHLSIMLAGAQFGITICSLILGKVAEPAVAHFIEEPFLALGMPENLLHPISFVIALGIITFLHILFGEMVPKNIAIAGPETLAMWLAPAMIWWVRLTRPLIEFMNWIARSTLHAFGIEQKDELDSTVDEAQLAFMIKESRAEGLLDAEETLRLSKALRSETRSLKEVMIPLDQVRTLDFGRRGPTLKQLELAVVETGFSRFPVTGQDESFLGYIHVKDVLDRLASADEDEVIPRSQIRPLTIVDSSGLMDEALRKLHRGSAHMAQVRERGELIGVITLEDLIEEYVGTVNDWTHEDS from the coding sequence ATGAGTATTTTCACCACCGTCCTGCTCATCGTTGGCTTGCTGTCTGCCAACGCCTTCTTCGTTGCCGCGGAGTTCGCGCTCATCTCCTCGCGCCGCGATCGTATAGAATCCCTCATCGCTCAGGGTCGTCCGGCCGCCCGCAAGGTCTTGTACGCCACCGAGCACCTGTCCATCATGTTGGCGGGAGCTCAGTTCGGCATCACCATCTGTTCGCTGATCTTGGGCAAAGTCGCGGAACCGGCGGTGGCACATTTCATCGAGGAGCCGTTCCTGGCGTTGGGTATGCCGGAGAACCTCCTGCATCCGATTTCCTTCGTGATCGCCCTGGGCATCATCACCTTCCTCCATATTCTTTTCGGCGAGATGGTGCCCAAGAACATCGCCATCGCGGGCCCGGAAACGCTCGCCATGTGGCTTGCCCCGGCCATGATTTGGTGGGTGCGCCTGACCCGGCCGCTCATCGAGTTCATGAACTGGATCGCCCGCTCCACTCTCCATGCCTTTGGTATTGAGCAAAAAGATGAGCTGGATTCCACGGTCGACGAAGCCCAATTGGCGTTCATGATCAAGGAGTCCCGCGCCGAAGGTCTGCTCGATGCGGAAGAAACCCTCCGGTTGTCCAAGGCCCTGCGATCGGAGACGCGCAGCCTCAAGGAGGTCATGATTCCCCTGGACCAGGTGCGCACCCTCGACTTCGGCCGCCGTGGCCCGACGTTGAAGCAGTTGGAGCTCGCGGTCGTTGAGACGGGCTTTTCCCGCTTCCCGGTAACCGGCCAGGATGAGTCTTTCCTCGGCTACATTCACGTCAAGGATGTCCTCGATCGCCTGGCTTCCGCCGACGAGGACGAGGTCATCCCGCGTTCCCAGATCCGGCCACTGACCATCGTTGACAGCTCAGGTCTCATGGATGAGGCGCTGCGCAAGCTCCACCGCGGCTCGGCGCACATGGCGCAGGTCCGTGAGCGAGGCGAGCTCATCGGCGTGATCACCCTCGAAGACCTCATTGAGGAATACGTCGGAACCGTCAACGACTGGACCCATGAGGATTCTTGA
- a CDS encoding hemolysin family protein, with protein sequence MDIFLSILSLLGFIALTASTGLFVAIEFALTGMERSTVDNHARDKGDRSALAVQRDYGNLSFVLSGAQLGITVTTLATGFLAEPILARYFTPLLELVGLSETSSSAVALVLALIVATFLSMVFGELVPKNIAITQPLKTARVVVHPVNAFNVVFKWFIVAMNRSANFIVRKLGFEPADELASARSSQELGTLVRNSAEHGGLDMDTAEVIDKSLQFGDAIATEFMTPRSTIDSLGVDDTVDDLIALALETGHSRFPVVRGDLDDTAGVVHIKDAFSVPREQRSTTTLGSLCRAVPIVPDTLDGDAVLNAVRSAGSQVVLVADEYGGTAGLVTIEDVVEEILGEVYDEHDDEEAERDFQAFGSSWEVSGLVRIDELTQRVGYTAPDGPYETLGGLFMTTLGRIPRVGDLVLLPEADNPARAEFESGYDGRWIARVTVMEDRRVDKVVITPVSDEEAKEYQA encoded by the coding sequence ATGGACATATTCCTCAGCATCCTCTCGCTTCTCGGGTTCATTGCGCTCACGGCGTCCACTGGCCTGTTTGTGGCCATTGAATTCGCTCTGACCGGTATGGAACGTTCCACGGTGGACAACCATGCCCGGGACAAGGGCGACCGCAGTGCACTCGCCGTCCAACGCGACTACGGCAACCTCTCCTTCGTGTTGTCCGGCGCGCAGTTGGGCATTACCGTCACCACGCTGGCGACGGGCTTTTTGGCCGAGCCGATCTTGGCTCGCTACTTCACTCCTTTGTTGGAGTTGGTGGGTCTGTCGGAGACCTCCTCGTCGGCGGTTGCTCTGGTGCTCGCGCTCATCGTCGCGACGTTCTTGTCGATGGTTTTCGGCGAGCTTGTGCCCAAGAACATCGCGATTACTCAGCCACTGAAGACGGCGCGGGTGGTCGTCCACCCCGTCAATGCCTTCAACGTGGTGTTCAAGTGGTTCATCGTGGCCATGAACCGCTCCGCAAACTTCATCGTGCGCAAGCTCGGTTTTGAGCCTGCGGATGAGCTCGCGTCTGCTCGTTCTTCCCAGGAGCTGGGCACGTTGGTCCGCAATTCTGCCGAGCACGGCGGGCTGGACATGGATACTGCCGAGGTCATCGATAAGTCATTGCAGTTTGGTGATGCCATTGCCACGGAGTTCATGACACCGCGCTCGACGATTGATTCGCTCGGGGTGGATGACACCGTGGATGATCTCATCGCGCTGGCCCTGGAAACGGGCCACTCTCGTTTTCCCGTGGTCCGCGGCGACCTCGATGACACCGCCGGCGTCGTCCACATCAAGGACGCGTTCTCGGTCCCCCGCGAACAGCGTTCCACCACCACGCTTGGTTCCTTGTGCCGCGCCGTGCCCATCGTCCCTGACACGCTTGATGGCGACGCCGTCCTCAACGCCGTGCGTTCCGCCGGCTCCCAGGTTGTCCTCGTCGCCGATGAATATGGCGGAACCGCCGGCCTGGTCACCATTGAAGATGTCGTCGAGGAGATCCTCGGCGAGGTCTACGACGAACACGATGATGAGGAAGCTGAGCGGGATTTCCAAGCCTTTGGCTCCTCGTGGGAAGTCTCCGGCCTGGTGCGCATCGATGAGTTGACCCAGCGGGTCGGATACACCGCGCCCGATGGTCCCTATGAAACCTTGGGCGGGTTGTTCATGACCACCCTGGGGCGTATCCCCCGGGTCGGCGACCTGGTTCTCCTGCCTGAGGCCGACAATCCTGCCCGAGCCGAATTCGAGTCCGGCTATGACGGGCGTTGGATTGCTCGCGTCACCGTCATGGAGGATCGTCGGGTGGACAAGGTCGTCATCACTCCCGTGAGCGATGAGGAAGCCAAGGAGTACCAGGCATGA
- a CDS encoding DEAD/DEAH box helicase, whose amino-acid sequence MTTFKDLGLPLPIVRELQRQGITEPFPIQEAAIPDALAGRDVLGRGPTGSGKTFTFGLPMLTRLSESGASRPGHPRAIVLTPTRELAAQVRERLEEPAAALGLRVLDVVGGVNINRHIRSLASPVDLLVATPGRAQDLLDQGKLFFDEVAIAALDEADQMADMGFLPQVRRLMDRTPKNGQRLLFSATLDGDVQKLIDRYMHDPVTHSTAPVSASVDTMTHFRLLVGDRDSRHSVIERIAARDGKTIMFMRTKHGVDRLVKKLRRVGINAAGLHGDKGQSTRTNALAGFADGSVPVLVATDIAARGIDIDDVSLVVHVDPPAEHKAYLHRAGRTARAGTSGTVVTLVMDEQRKEVDTLMRKAGVKAKEIAVTADSDVLAKITGAQAPSGKSLIPVGQQQPRRRGAAPKRGEGAGSRRGRPHGQGNRSGNAGNRRRRSS is encoded by the coding sequence ATGACCACATTCAAGGACCTCGGCCTGCCTCTTCCCATCGTGCGTGAACTTCAGCGGCAGGGCATCACCGAGCCTTTCCCCATCCAGGAAGCCGCCATCCCCGATGCGCTGGCTGGTAGGGACGTCCTCGGGCGTGGCCCGACCGGCTCGGGCAAGACCTTCACTTTCGGCCTGCCCATGCTCACCCGGTTGTCTGAGTCCGGGGCATCCCGCCCCGGGCACCCGCGTGCCATCGTTTTGACCCCGACGCGCGAGCTGGCTGCCCAGGTCCGTGAGCGCCTGGAGGAGCCGGCCGCCGCGTTGGGTCTGCGCGTCCTGGACGTGGTCGGCGGAGTCAACATCAATCGCCACATCCGGTCCTTGGCATCACCCGTGGATCTGCTCGTAGCTACTCCGGGCCGCGCTCAGGACCTGCTCGATCAAGGCAAGCTCTTTTTCGATGAGGTCGCTATCGCCGCCCTCGACGAGGCCGATCAGATGGCTGACATGGGTTTCCTTCCTCAGGTGCGTCGCCTCATGGACCGCACTCCGAAAAATGGCCAGCGCCTGTTGTTTTCGGCCACCCTCGACGGTGACGTGCAAAAGCTCATTGACCGTTACATGCATGATCCCGTGACGCACTCCACCGCACCGGTGAGTGCCAGCGTGGACACGATGACGCACTTCCGGTTGCTCGTTGGTGATCGGGATTCGCGCCACAGCGTCATCGAGCGCATCGCCGCCCGCGATGGCAAGACGATCATGTTTATGCGCACCAAGCACGGTGTCGACCGGCTGGTGAAGAAGTTGCGGCGCGTCGGAATCAATGCCGCTGGTCTTCATGGCGATAAGGGCCAGTCCACGCGCACGAACGCGCTGGCTGGTTTCGCCGATGGCTCCGTGCCTGTTCTCGTGGCCACGGACATCGCCGCCCGCGGCATTGACATCGATGACGTCTCCCTCGTCGTCCACGTCGATCCGCCCGCTGAGCACAAGGCGTACCTCCACCGCGCGGGCCGCACCGCCCGAGCTGGCACGTCCGGAACCGTGGTCACGTTGGTGATGGACGAGCAGCGCAAAGAAGTAGACACCCTCATGCGCAAGGCAGGCGTGAAAGCCAAGGAAATCGCCGTCACCGCCGATTCGGATGTGCTGGCCAAGATCACCGGTGCCCAAGCCCCGTCGGGTAAGTCCTTGATTCCCGTGGGCCAGCAACAGCCCCGACGTCGGGGTGCTGCCCCGAAGCGCGGCGAGGGTGCTGGTTCCAGGCGTGGCCGCCCGCACGGTCAAGGCAATCGTTCCGGCAACGCTGGCAATCGGCGCCGACGCTCCTCCTAA
- the gndA gene encoding NADP-dependent phosphogluconate dehydrogenase produces MSTPESLAQIGVVGLAVMGSNLARNFAHKGHTVAVFNRSPEKTRTLIAEHGDEGTFIPSETIEDFVASLERPRKAIIMVQAGPATDAVINQLADAMDDGDIIIDGGNALYTDTIRREKEMAQRNRHFVGAGISGGEEGALTGPSIMPGGPIESWETLGPLLESIAANVDGTPCVTHIGPDGAGHYVKMVHNGIEYADMQVIGEAYQLLRYAAGIQPGEMSDIFATWNKGELESYLIEITAEVLKQVDAETGKPLVDVVVDAAGQKGTGRWTVKEALDLGIPVTAIGEAVFARALSSSLDQRAAAQGVLPSGQLATFESLGLDKEQFTEDVRRALYASKFVAYAQGFDEIKAGSDEHDWGVDPRDLATIWRGGCIIRAKFLNRIVEAYDRNPALPSLLLDPYFTGELEGLIDSWRRVIVVATQLGLPVPVFASSLSYYDSLRAKRLPAALIQAQRDYFGAHTYGRVDKPGAFHTLWSGDRTEILT; encoded by the coding sequence ATGAGCACTCCTGAATCACTCGCCCAGATCGGCGTGGTCGGCCTGGCTGTCATGGGTTCCAACCTCGCCCGCAACTTCGCCCACAAGGGCCACACTGTCGCGGTGTTTAACCGCAGCCCAGAGAAGACCCGCACTCTCATCGCAGAGCACGGTGATGAGGGCACCTTCATCCCTTCGGAAACCATTGAGGATTTCGTCGCTTCCCTCGAACGCCCACGCAAGGCGATCATCATGGTTCAGGCTGGTCCGGCGACTGATGCCGTGATCAATCAGCTCGCCGATGCCATGGATGACGGCGACATCATCATTGATGGTGGCAATGCGCTCTACACCGATACCATTCGCCGCGAGAAGGAGATGGCTCAGCGCAATCGCCACTTCGTTGGCGCTGGCATCTCCGGCGGTGAGGAAGGCGCGCTGACTGGTCCGTCGATCATGCCGGGTGGCCCCATCGAGTCGTGGGAGACCCTCGGGCCGCTGTTGGAGTCCATTGCCGCCAATGTCGATGGCACCCCGTGCGTGACTCACATCGGCCCCGACGGCGCTGGCCATTACGTCAAGATGGTGCACAACGGCATTGAATATGCCGATATGCAGGTCATCGGCGAGGCTTATCAGCTCCTCCGCTACGCCGCGGGTATTCAGCCGGGCGAGATGTCGGACATCTTCGCCACGTGGAATAAGGGCGAGCTCGAGTCCTACCTCATTGAGATCACCGCCGAGGTGCTCAAGCAGGTCGATGCCGAGACCGGCAAGCCGCTTGTCGACGTCGTCGTGGATGCCGCCGGCCAAAAGGGCACCGGTCGATGGACGGTCAAGGAGGCCCTTGACCTGGGAATCCCCGTCACCGCCATCGGCGAGGCGGTCTTCGCCCGCGCTCTGTCCTCCTCCCTCGACCAGCGCGCTGCCGCCCAGGGAGTGCTCCCCTCCGGCCAATTAGCTACGTTCGAATCGCTCGGCCTGGACAAAGAGCAGTTCACCGAGGACGTGCGCCGTGCGCTCTACGCCTCGAAGTTCGTCGCCTACGCCCAGGGCTTCGACGAAATCAAGGCCGGATCCGACGAGCATGATTGGGGCGTTGATCCCCGCGATCTGGCCACGATCTGGCGAGGCGGCTGCATCATCCGCGCCAAGTTCCTCAACCGCATCGTCGAGGCCTACGACCGCAACCCTGCGCTCCCGTCCCTGCTGCTTGATCCTTACTTCACCGGTGAGCTCGAGGGGCTCATCGACTCGTGGCGTCGGGTCATCGTCGTAGCTACCCAGTTGGGCCTCCCGGTCCCGGTCTTCGCCTCCTCGCTGTCTTACTACGACAGCCTGCGGGCCAAGCGTCTGCCCGCTGCCCTCATCCAGGCACAGCGCGATTACTTCGGTGCGCACACTTACGGCCGCGTGGACAAGCCGGGCGCCTTCCACACTCTATGGTCGGGCGATCGCACGGAGATCCTCACGTAG
- a CDS encoding PaaI family thioesterase — translation MTNTPEFSYTDLFRLKGTGRSLDAEMLDVVNAQKGGLDAHLGVRYTQIADGRVRADLEVKEHLLQPAGLVNGGVFCALAESVGSLAGVVSAGAPVVGVNNSTDFIDAVRDGVIEAKATPIQLGARTQLWEVLMMNQGRLVARSTLRTMVLRGK, via the coding sequence ATGACAAATACACCAGAATTCAGCTACACCGACCTGTTCCGATTGAAGGGCACGGGACGTTCCCTCGATGCAGAAATGCTTGATGTCGTGAACGCGCAGAAGGGCGGCCTCGACGCTCACCTGGGGGTGCGCTACACCCAGATCGCCGACGGTCGGGTGCGCGCTGACCTGGAGGTCAAGGAGCATCTGCTGCAACCCGCCGGGTTGGTCAACGGAGGCGTATTCTGCGCCCTCGCCGAATCCGTGGGCAGCCTCGCCGGCGTCGTGTCGGCCGGCGCCCCCGTCGTCGGGGTCAACAATTCAACAGACTTTATCGACGCCGTCCGGGATGGCGTCATCGAGGCGAAGGCAACGCCGATCCAACTGGGGGCACGCACCCAGCTGTGGGAAGTTCTCATGATGAATCAGGGGCGCTTGGTCGCTCGCTCGACCCTGCGGACAATGGTCCTGCGAGGCAAATAA
- a CDS encoding magnesium and cobalt transport protein CorA produces MAPTPPSPSSPGSRLRVPFERAIDHCRVFVEGRRLPGEYVPSSALKETREHPGGFVWLGLHEPDEAQMERVAEEFGIHPLIVEDAVTAHQRPKVERYDDQLFLVVRSIRYSEEEKVRDSREIIETGEVQILIGKDFIITVRHGANLPDLSNILIDDPEIYALGPSTLAWRAADYLVDEYSRISDLLGEEVDALEEEVFTPGSRFNVEQIYWYKREILEMRHSTDPLGPALKMLIIDHKDLLPKQVRSYFRDILDHELSVKDQIGGYDERLSALIDASVAKITMQQNTDMRTISAVVGMAAGPTLIAGIYGMNFENMPELKWEYGYFIVLGIIFAFMVIAFFWFRRNDWL; encoded by the coding sequence ATGGCACCGACGCCCCCTTCGCCCTCATCGCCCGGATCCCGTCTCCGAGTGCCCTTCGAACGCGCCATTGATCACTGCCGTGTTTTCGTCGAAGGCCGCCGCCTTCCCGGTGAGTACGTCCCCTCCTCTGCCTTGAAGGAGACCAGGGAGCACCCGGGAGGATTCGTCTGGCTCGGCCTGCACGAGCCGGACGAGGCGCAGATGGAACGGGTGGCGGAGGAGTTCGGAATTCACCCGCTCATCGTCGAGGACGCCGTCACCGCACACCAGCGTCCCAAGGTGGAACGATATGACGACCAGCTGTTTCTCGTCGTCCGCTCAATCCGTTACTCCGAAGAAGAAAAGGTGAGAGATTCCCGCGAGATCATCGAAACGGGTGAAGTCCAGATCCTCATCGGCAAGGACTTCATCATCACCGTCCGGCACGGCGCCAACCTTCCGGACCTTTCCAACATCCTTATCGACGACCCCGAGATCTACGCCCTCGGCCCCTCCACGCTTGCCTGGCGCGCCGCCGACTACCTCGTCGACGAATACAGCCGCATCTCCGACCTCCTCGGCGAAGAAGTCGACGCCCTGGAAGAGGAAGTATTCACCCCAGGATCCCGGTTCAACGTCGAGCAGATCTACTGGTACAAGCGAGAAATCCTGGAAATGCGCCACTCCACGGATCCGCTCGGCCCCGCCCTAAAAATGCTCATCATCGACCATAAGGACCTGCTTCCGAAGCAGGTGCGCAGCTACTTCCGCGACATCCTCGACCACGAACTCAGCGTCAAAGACCAGATCGGGGGCTACGACGAGCGCCTGTCTGCGCTTATCGACGCCTCCGTGGCCAAGATTACGATGCAGCAGAACACCGACATGCGCACGATCTCCGCGGTCGTTGGCATGGCCGCCGGCCCCACTCTCATCGCCGGTATCTACGGCATGAACTTTGAGAACATGCCCGAACTGAAATGGGAGTACGGCTACTTCATTGTCCTCGGCATCATCTTTGCGTTCATGGTCATCGCCTTCTTCTGGTTCCGCCGCAACGACTGGCTCTAG
- a CDS encoding class I SAM-dependent methyltransferase, with translation MSTWKEITAANPAHSENYARRWRSIVAEGQDINGEARLIDALVPRAARILDAGCGTGRVGGYLSARGHDVVGTDIDPVLINYARNDYPDARWEVGDLSTDPIPEGGFDIAVSAGNVMGFIDPAGRRDALAHLAEALKPGGRLVVGFGAGRGWGFDDFLDTARSVGLEPENVFESWELDPFDEDSTFLVAILRAGSETTA, from the coding sequence ATGAGCACGTGGAAAGAGATAACAGCAGCCAACCCAGCGCATTCGGAAAACTATGCGCGCCGGTGGCGCTCCATAGTCGCCGAAGGTCAGGACATCAACGGGGAAGCACGGCTTATCGACGCCCTCGTGCCCCGCGCCGCACGCATCCTCGACGCCGGCTGTGGCACCGGTCGGGTGGGTGGCTATTTGTCCGCCCGCGGCCACGACGTCGTCGGCACCGATATCGACCCGGTGCTCATCAACTACGCACGCAACGACTATCCCGATGCCCGGTGGGAAGTAGGGGACCTCAGCACTGATCCCATCCCAGAAGGCGGCTTCGATATCGCCGTCTCCGCGGGCAACGTCATGGGCTTTATTGATCCGGCGGGCCGCCGCGATGCCCTGGCTCACCTCGCCGAGGCACTGAAGCCCGGCGGGCGCCTCGTCGTCGGCTTCGGCGCGGGCCGCGGCTGGGGCTTCGACGATTTCCTCGACACCGCCCGCTCGGTGGGACTCGAGCCGGAGAACGTTTTCGAGTCCTGGGAGCTTGATCCCTTCGATGAGGACTCGACGTTCCTCGTTGCGATCTTGCGGGCAGGCTCCGAGACCACCGCGTAG
- a CDS encoding saccharopine dehydrogenase family protein, with product MTDLDIVVHGATGFVGRLTAQYLSTIPGIQVGLSGRDAAKLEAVRDELGVEWDIIAVDALDAADMTTLAARTKVVISCVGPYTRLGEQLVRACAEAGTDYVDLCGEALFIRDMIDQYHPTAQQSGARIVSSCGFDSVPSDMGMFALHSYAGEPFREVTMVVEELKGGISGGTIDSMRAVSAQARSDRDQARLLHNPYTLSPIPSAEPRIEGLEKDFDVTKLADGRWSGPFFMAMFNTRIVRRSNSLRDHAYGPFRYHERWATGRGLWGRIRALGLAGITAGLFWVIQQKFAQRWIPSPGEGPSETDRKKGRFTVRHVGTTESGRQVTCTVSALGDPGYEVTAMMLSQAALTLLHNPGGTGGVLTPATALGAPYVERLESGGMSFTLAGDPA from the coding sequence ATGACTGATCTCGATATCGTTGTCCACGGCGCCACCGGCTTCGTCGGTCGGCTGACCGCCCAGTACCTGAGCACGATCCCCGGCATACAGGTCGGGCTTTCCGGCCGTGACGCGGCCAAGCTGGAGGCGGTGAGAGACGAACTCGGCGTGGAGTGGGACATCATCGCCGTCGACGCCCTTGATGCCGCCGATATGACGACCCTGGCGGCTCGCACCAAGGTCGTCATCTCCTGCGTAGGCCCGTACACCCGCCTGGGTGAACAACTCGTGCGTGCCTGCGCCGAGGCCGGTACCGACTACGTCGACCTCTGCGGCGAAGCACTGTTCATCCGCGACATGATTGATCAATACCACCCGACAGCGCAGCAAAGCGGTGCCCGAATTGTCTCGTCGTGCGGCTTCGACTCGGTCCCCTCTGACATGGGGATGTTCGCCCTGCACAGCTACGCTGGAGAGCCATTCCGCGAGGTCACCATGGTGGTAGAGGAACTCAAGGGCGGGATTTCCGGCGGCACGATCGATTCCATGCGTGCCGTCTCCGCCCAGGCTCGATCGGACCGCGACCAGGCTCGATTGCTCCACAACCCCTACACCCTCTCCCCCATCCCTTCCGCGGAACCGCGCATTGAGGGCCTGGAAAAAGACTTCGACGTGACCAAGCTTGCAGACGGCCGCTGGTCCGGCCCCTTCTTCATGGCCATGTTCAACACCCGCATCGTCCGCCGCTCCAACTCCCTCCGCGATCACGCCTATGGGCCCTTCCGCTACCACGAGCGCTGGGCCACCGGCCGGGGGCTATGGGGCCGCATCCGGGCTCTCGGACTCGCAGGAATCACCGCCGGATTGTTCTGGGTTATTCAGCAAAAGTTCGCCCAACGGTGGATTCCCAGCCCCGGGGAAGGCCCCTCCGAGACGGACCGGAAGAAGGGACGCTTCACAGTCCGGCACGTCGGCACCACTGAATCTGGCCGCCAAGTCACCTGCACAGTCTCTGCCCTCGGCGATCCTGGCTATGAGGTCACGGCGATGATGTTGAGCCAGGCCGCACTCACGCTGCTGCACAACCCCGGCGGGACGGGCGGAGTGCTCACCCCCGCGACGGCCCTCGGCGCACCCTACGTGGAGCGGTTGGAGTCTGGTGGGATGAGCTTCACGCTGGCAGGCGACCCCGCATAG
- the thiM gene encoding hydroxyethylthiazole kinase translates to MASSGLSTSTFPVLVASLREHAPLVHCLTNSVVQEITANVLLAAGASPVMADSPLEVEEFASKADGILINSGTPTRDSLDAMRTAIATANASNKPWVLDPVGIGAARFRTEFLYSLLDSHPTAIRGNASEIRALAGEDVVGKGVDSLHDVPGAFNAAHLLAERTGGVVAVSGPVDLIVSPSRSSWLTSGSGLLQRVVGTGCALGGLTAAYLSIPGANAHSAVIAAHAHVGAAGQIAARKTMSPGSFRVAWLDALYEVCPDMVHDLVNVEDTQ, encoded by the coding sequence ATGGCCTCTTCCGGGCTTTCTACCAGTACCTTTCCGGTTCTCGTCGCATCCCTGCGCGAGCACGCACCGCTAGTGCATTGCCTGACCAACTCTGTGGTCCAAGAAATTACCGCCAATGTACTTCTGGCTGCGGGGGCATCACCGGTCATGGCGGACTCTCCCCTCGAGGTCGAAGAGTTCGCCTCGAAGGCCGACGGGATCCTCATCAACTCTGGTACCCCCACCCGCGACAGCCTGGATGCCATGCGCACGGCGATTGCCACGGCCAACGCCTCCAACAAGCCCTGGGTTCTCGATCCGGTGGGCATTGGGGCTGCCAGATTTCGCACCGAGTTCCTCTACTCCTTGCTCGACAGCCATCCGACGGCAATCCGGGGCAACGCTTCCGAGATCCGGGCCCTGGCTGGGGAGGACGTGGTCGGCAAAGGCGTCGATTCGCTCCATGACGTCCCCGGCGCCTTCAACGCCGCACATCTCCTCGCGGAGCGCACCGGCGGCGTGGTCGCGGTCTCCGGCCCGGTCGACCTCATTGTCTCGCCATCCCGCTCCAGTTGGCTGACCAGCGGCAGCGGCCTCCTCCAACGCGTCGTGGGCACTGGGTGTGCGCTGGGTGGATTGACAGCGGCCTACCTCTCCATCCCCGGCGCCAATGCCCATTCCGCAGTCATCGCCGCGCATGCCCACGTGGGCGCCGCGGGCCAGATCGCCGCCCGCAAGACGATGTCACCCGGCAGCTTCCGGGTCGCCTGGCTCGACGCTTTGTATGAGGTCTGCCCGGACATGGTCCATGACCTCGTCAACGTGGAGGACACCCAGTGA